ACCACTTCCAACTCCAGATAATATTGAACGTAGCTTGGAAACACGACGTACAAAACGTATTCGGCAAAATGATGAGTTAGGTGAAAAGCTTGGTTTAGATTCCAGTTCAAGTCGTACAACCAGTCCAACAGAGTCTCCCGTCGAACTTTCACCTGATCCCCTGACAGGTTTTGAGCAGGAACACTCGAAAGAGAGTATGAATCTCTTAGTACAATCTCTTCGTGTGGAAAGAACACAAACGGGTTCACGTTCGCACTCTCGTTCACCCTTGCCAACGGCAGAAAACTTAAGAACTGGTTTGGAACAACGGCGGAAGAAGAAAATACAACATAACGATGAACTTTTTCAACAGCTTCATATCAATATACCAACATACACAGAGGACTCTTATAATGCTTCAGAGAGGAAGGCAATTACGGCGCCGGTTATATCGATACAATGTTGTGATGAAGAGCACACAGGAAGTACTCCAGATACTGCGCAGGAAGAAAGTGAGTATTCACTAGAAAGTATGACTAGTTTGGTCGAGTCACTACGCTTACAACGTTCCCGGTCCAAATCACCGATGCGACGTCTTGAACGCGAACGCACGCCCGATCCCAGCAACATACGCGTGGGTATAATGGAACCAAATCAAACGTATGAAGACGAAGATGAACATGAACGTAGATCACGGACGCCATCACGCTCAGTTTCAGTCTCTCCCACACGCGTTAGTATGGATTCTCCATCACAACCAGTTGAAGAAATCGACTTTCACGTGATGTTAAATCTAGAAGCTTCACAAAATCGTACACTTTCCAAGCGCAGCGAAGAAATAGAGAGCATACTGGCTGAGAAGCAACGCCAAGTGGATGCGGATGCCTTACGTAAATTGAGTAACGCTAGTGAAGAAATAGAGCTGCGCACAGTGACGCCAATATCACCACTTCCACCTGCAGATAAGGACAAATTGATGGCCTTACCCGTCGACGAACGTATGCGCCAACTACGTTGCTCACCGACGACGCCCGATTACGATCGCACCATATCGCAAGAGTGGAGTGATGTGCAGCGCATAAAGGATGAAATGTTGGTAAGTGGATTTAAACGCTCCACCTATGTTGGCGAGTCATTGGATCTTGGCAGTGAATTTGTGCCATTACGCGAGCAGACAGCGCGTTTCCGACGCTCACGTAGTCCATCACCCTCACTTATTGCTACGGAGCCCTCACAAATAGCGGGTGAACGCCGGCAAGTGCAGGATAAGATTTTGGCCGAACTAATTTCAGCCTCAGAACAGGTTGCAGTTGAGGAACGTTTGGGCGCAAAACCCAAAGAGTTGCGAGACACCAAATCAAAAGAAAAGCAGCAATACGAAGAACTGCGACGAATGAATGCAAATTTTCAGCGATCTCGCAGTCAAAGCCGTTCGCCGCTGGGCGACATCGAGGCAAAAGAAGTAGCGAAAATTGAGGAAGAAGCAATAAAGCGCGAGTTGCAAGACAGAAAAGCCGATTTGGAAAaggcaaatattaattttcaagaGTTCTCGCGATATCTAAATGCCGGCTTCTTAGATAATGAACGCAGAGCTTCGGACTCAGCGCTTATACAAAAACCGGAAATTATAGTTCAACTACAGGAGCTTGAAGAAGATTTTGAATTAGAACCCGAAAATTATCACCATTTCCGACGTTTCTCCTTGAATCAAGAACAGTCGATTGAAGAATACCCGAATGATGATTACGTCTATGTGTCACAAATCGAAGTGCAAACGCCTAGCGGTACACGCACATGGATCAGAGAAGACTACTATAGTGAAGATTTCGATAAGTTGAATTTTTTCGCAGAAGAAAGTAATGTAAATATAGGACCTATAATAGGCGCTTATGATGAAGTAGCAGATGAACAACTTCAGATTGCGGAGGACGAAGAAACGGATGGTAGCGAAGATGAGCGACAAACAGTAGTCGACGTAGACGATGAAATCGATGAGGACATTTGTGATTTTAACGAACGTGGTCCAGCCGATGAGTCCCACCACGAACAATCCGAATGCGAAGAAGCAGAGCGCGAGATGGATCATTATGCCGGCAGAGATGCCGATGACTGGCAGCGTGTCGAAAATATCGACGATTTGTTAGAAGATCAGATCTTGCTGACTAATGAGGAAGGCGCCGTTGGTGGCACCATTTCGGCATTAGACTATGATTCAGATTCAGCGGCGATCGACGAGATCTACGATGAGGCTATCAAAAATCGAAAACAGTCGGGTATACTACGCGATTACGATagcattttaaatgaaatgcaaaagagCTATCTGAATAAAGAGATTTCAGCCGATGGCAGTGAAGGCGACGTGAGCGGTACCAGCGATACCGATCGTACGAATAAGGCAGCCAATAAGAGAAACGAGCATACGTCGTCCCTCAAACTGATAAGTAATGAGCGCCATGAGCGTGAACAGCGTTATCTGGGCGATGCAAGTGTAGCGGAGAGACAATCAACGCGATTGCGCACACGTTACGGCTACGCACCGCAACTGAATGTTAAGGGTATGGAAGATTTAGACATCGAAGTAGACCTAAGTTATACGCCAAAAAGAGAGTATAATTGGCGCAAGAATTTCAAAATAGACGAAGATGAGGAGAACTCCAACAAAACACAATATCTCGATGAGGAGATCAAGACGCCTGATAGCATGAACAATACAAATCAATATTTGGACTCGCGTAAATTTAGCCTTGGTGGTGAGAGCATAACACTTTTTAGCCGAGGTGCGGAAGGCGTGTGCTATGTCGCTGATGAGGATCAGCAGTACACCGAAACCATAGAGGAGGAGAAAGAGTGCTCAAATGAGTTAAATGAAACGTTGCAGTTGGAAGCAGCCGAATCAACCCTGATTAAAACcaagaaaaagaaaagtaaaaagaaattacGCAAGGATTCAAAAGGCAATAGCATCGAATTTGTCACGAAAGACGATGATGACTCTGAGTCACACATCCACAGTAGCATGCAAAGTGGTGGCATTGAAACCGATTCACCCAAACGCATAAAAGCGCGCTCCCGCCGCAACTCCAGAAATAGTTTAACCAACGAGGAAACAAATGGCGCCCCATTCTCACCGCGCAGTAGTATTGTGGACGAAGAGCCAACCGATAATCTGCTAGACAATTCAACAGCAACAGTTAACAACAAGAAGAAACTCAAAAAGCGTAAGAAGACCAAGGAAACATTTGCCACAACGGAATCGGACATTAAAGAGGAGTTTGCGGTGGAGGGCGCTGAGCGTTCGTCTTATTTCGATTTAACTGTCAAAGTACCAACAGCGTCGGCAGCAGTCTCACCGGGCACGATCAGCATTAATCCACTCGCTACGCTGAGTCCACAAAATAGCATCTGCACGCCGAGCAGTTCCTTGGACTACGAAACGCCCGAGTCAAAGGAGCTGAACAGTGCCGCGTCTTCAGCCGAAGGCTCGCCCAAGCAACAGGAAGTCGACACACCCGCTGTAGAGGCGCGAATTTCGGCAGCAGCTGATGCTTTGACAAtaacaccagcagcagcagcagcagcaaccacACCGGAAGCGATAGTAACGGTGGCCACACGCAGCTCTATTACCCCCACCACTACAACCAAAACAACCGTGGATACATTTGATATACTGAAGGATGCTAATTTCTACCCGCTTTTCTAATAATCGCTGCAAGTAATCTGTGTGCcttctatgtatgtgtgtgccttTGTGTTTATATGTTTTGCTTTCCATAAAGTGTTGACGCCACTTGTTTCCCACTTCTCTTCCTCGTAGTCGTATGGTGGTGACATCATGTTTAATTTGTcttcatgttttttaattattttattttttaatttcaatttttttctatttatttcttcttatattttttttcttttctttagaCAGACTCATAGTTGAAAAGAAAATCCGAAAAAACGAAACCTCAAATAGCCTCACACTGCACCCGCTCCTGCACCTACTACACCTAGCATAAAGCAACTTGAAAATATACACATTAATATGAGTTAAGTTCATGCCAAAATGCAGCCGCATTGTTGATATCAAGCAAGCAAGCGTTTCTGCTTTCACCAGCGCGACATTAAACGAAATCCGATGAAGAAATACAAACTGTTCCAAAAGACACAGACCCACACGAACACCTTTTTATCTTgtattatattcatttttattgatatgcGAATCCGAGTATTTCAAAATACCAAACGACGTTGTGCCAAATAACGAAGATTTATAACTCTTAACCTGTATTcacgcttacatacatacatatcctttaaataaagtatttacgttattataaaatgaaaatcaagAACCGACAACTGTTTTGAATCGTTATTGCTTATGTTGCTTTGTGTGACGTGACATTTGCTTTGAAcgaatattatatacatttagtTTGCATACAGTCTCTTATTGATAAAGATGTATCTAATACTATTAGCCTACTATTTGGTGTACAATTACCActcaatatttaaatgattagcTGTCTTCGACTCGCCAAATGCCTCtacctctgcttctcccggcgggtactactTCGAATATTcccaaagctggagtgttttcatacattcggacgacatgatctagccaccgTAGCCGCTTTATTCTaaaaactatgtcaatggcgtcgtatacctcgcacagctcatcgttctatcgactgcGAAATTCGCCATTGAcaatgcctctgcatcatattgCAGAAcgggacttgtagagtttgaaATTTGTTCGCCAACAGAGGaccttacttctcaattgcctactcagtccgaagtagcacctgttggaaagagtAGTTCTATGTtggattatattattatatttatattatagacgttgttgttggtataaatgctggttccaagatagacggaaTTATCTACCacctcgaagttatgactgtcaaccgtgacgtgggagccaagacgcgagtgcgactactgtttgtttgatgacggcAGGCATTTCGTGTTGATCTctgctgtacactcttataaaagattgtaactTCTCTATTCtcttctgcagctcgaattattttctccaggggTGGATTGAAgggtcacacgatagggagtagCATTGTCTGAAatcttgtttggtatcgaacggctcggagaagcctttcccgatcctgacggaacttttTCACTTAAAGCAAATACTATGTTGTCAACCCCTGCCGAAGGTGTGGAAGTGGATGAAATCGAATTATAACCCtgcccactccccatataacggttttgtaaaaaactactaaaagatctataaattattaactaaaagcGGCAGAGATAATGAATTTTACCAACAAGATGGTATGAAAGGGCTTTATGGGAGACGGTCTGAAAATTAAATGATGGGTGTGACACGTTCCACATTTATGTGAAAATCCATAGACGATATCAAAcgttttcaaccaaattcggtgcATGACAGTACCCTGCCGTCCCTACATTAAAATCAGGCAAGAATcacgtctacttcccatataataaaattttaaattccatttgattattTAACTTTCCTGTACATAAATCAGATcaatgtatatatttctataaacaGTGCACAAATACTCCGTTTAAGGTATGCCTTTTCaagtcaaaatatttacaaaatcgGTCTATAACAGTTCAAACCCTCACATTCCGAATATGTGGACACCAGTATGCATGGCTGACTTTTTGTCCAAAATTTTGGTTTATCTGTGAGATATGTTACTGAAATTCGGGAAGAATATTTCTTTGATAATAATATACgcttgtgtcaaaaatgggttgaattggaTCAATACATTCCTTAGCCTCCATATActtaagattttcgaacatccggatTTCCAGGAGTTTTAAGAGTTCGGCTCACTTTACTCCATATATGTTTTATCTTTGttcttcttattctttaaaGGTTTTAATGGAATTATTTGcgagggttatatatatatataatatggtGTAGTTGAATGCATGTTCCATTTTTCAGGACATGTGCTTGTATGCGACAGAGCTCTTGGTCGAAATGTGGGATTTCTATTTTCGTTTCCAAGCTGATGccaatttttgtatatttatattcaaaacatCAGTTCAACATAGGCGATTATTTATACTATAATTTTCTacttaaactttacatatttttcaaatatctcaaATATGGCTTGAAAGAAAAGACACAGTTTGGCTTTCCCattcaatatacaagtatgtatgtatttgctatCGAGGGCAGCGCAACGATTATTGCGATCTTACGGTTGTCCTATaccgtttttgttgtaaacgaAATATTTGGGGCTACTACTTTTTCATAAACCAAAGTGCTGGATGGAAGTCTGAATAGTCTTCTTCTGGTTGGTTTCTGCTCCTGGCAGTTTTCACGAACTCGATAGGCCGAAAAAGTGCTTCGTCACCAACCACACTTTTTGAGATATACATCTGAAACTTTTCACAAACTCTTTTCTCACCTAGAAGATGCTCATTTGTATTAagtatcggaccactatataaTAAAGCTGCAATATaaactgaactatcaaaatcacgtccttgtatggaaaactttttcatttgacgagatatcttcacggaaTTTGGCACGAGTTATAGTATAAAGTAATGAAAGtaaaatctctgaagaaatttttcagattggaTCGATATATCATATAACTGCagtacaaactgaccgatcaaaattaagttgttGAGtggaatattttgaatttgggAAGGATATAATATTTTCGGTGCAACCGAGGTCAATGCTTCTTCTTGTTTTATTAGACATTAGACATGGAATTCAATATCACATTTTTTACGTTAACAATTTTGAtagcatttctttttttttccgcCAACCACCAGCTGTTTCATTTTACATGAAAGTAAACGCATTTTGCCTAAAATATTGATTCTCGAGCTCGGCAACTAATACAATATTGTGTGTGCtgaaaaaatattggttttaaTTAACAATGACGTGTTTTCGCCAAAATTTCTAcagaaaacaattttcaaaatactcaaaaaacaatacatatttgCACTCACATAAAATTAATGACCGCTGTATTTACCGTTGATGCATGACCAAGATGCATTCATATGTGTGATGTGTGTACTATGTATATGAGTACATTGGGCACAAAAATAGTTGTGCTGATGACAATATacgcttgtatgtacatatgtaggcgTGCATGCACATACGAGCATTTTCTGTAAATATAAGCAACAACCAACCGACAGTGAATAACAACAAACCCTAAATTCAATGTCAAAGCGTGTGTAGATGTGTGAAGATATCGAGAAGCACATACAATTTAAGTGAAAGCGAGTTGTTTTAGTTGCGAGGAGGCAGTGCTCATATGAAAACGATGATGGCATGTGTCCACCGTGCGTCTGCGCGCTGCCAGCAAGTGGGTTAATATGCTAGACAGTGCCATTGATATCATTTCTCAAAATATCAACTGGTGTGTCAGTTGTATCACTCATGAAAGAAAGAAATGTGTTTATTTCAAAAAGGAGGCCAGAGATAAAGTTGAGCAAATTAATTTTACGCTGTATATGtaatacatttaattaattaaataataaaaaattcctaAGCCATATTGAAAACTTGGTTGGCACTAAACTTCCTTACAAGGGGAAAGCAAACTTCTGAGAATTTTTGTTCGGTTTTATTTAGTACTTCCATACACTTATGCTAAATGCTTGGATCTAAAATTTTTTCCGTTGTGACGTGTGCCCTATTAAGGTAATCTGGTAGACAAATAAGCCACTCATAGACCAGTTTAGgccctttgcgataccagatggagttcagttcctaggtccatgaggagtagtcatcctatAGGATGcttgcgcttgacgcgaattttagcAAACTCTGTggtctcactatcgatacctcctccattGTATCATAACGTGAGGAgcatagtcttgccaatgcgggacaagtgcacaagagatgctccattgtttccctctagatatttcctgcagtcttctgaCCAGTTAGTAatccgatcatgttcctacatGCTCTCCTATGGatcaatagcaaagacctcagcttaaAATATACTGCTGTGTTCCGGCAACTTAAAGGACTACTTTAAGcttaactctggacagtatatcgCCGCACTAACTCCATTCTCCATTTTCGGGCCCTCCTTAtaaatgtttagagtgttgcgtGTAGTTAACATAGCTTTATGCCAGTCATATTTTTCCATATTCCTCTTGAACCTTCTATCCCAGTGGAAAATAGTggtcatgtagtcggtgtttgcccaGCCGCCATTACTCACCGATCTATGCTCGAAGGTTTTATATGTTAATTCTCTTGCAGCAAGTAGTCGTCCCGCCGATTTTGCTGcacagttttcagcgaagaggtctatagATGGCAAGTTTAGTACTagttcaagagccgccgttggagttgttcttaaagctcaCGTTAAGCATAGCGCCTCTGAACCTTTTCCATTGACTGCCGGTAGGTGAATTTCCGTACCCTATCTATGATATTACTGCACCGTAGAGCAGAATTGGTCTTACAATAGCTATGTAGCACCAGTACATGAAAGAGggctctctctctctttcatgTTGAGCCGATCATCTGCATACCAACATATAAAGCATTCATAGCTTTTCTCACACTTTCTTTCACATTGTGCTACCACGGCAGTTTGTTGTCCAAGACTACCACAAGATACTTGGTGCGATCCTTGAGAGGGGAGGGTGTTGTGTCCTCCGCATATGTCTTTTTCTTAGAGGCTTTGCCTTCTAGATTTCTTAGCAGTTTATTCACTAATAATGTCCATAGACTTTGCGGAGTACGTCTACAGACTTTCTTGGTTATTTTAACGTCGTTCCATTCTGCTCTTATCCCTTTAGAGGTCAAAAGGCTTCTGAGTATGCCTCAAAATTTgcacactttatttatttatttattacaaaaaagtcTTCGAATCGCGTACGTCTCTAACAAAATCTCATAACTCTTATATAGCCAATGGATTTCGTTTCTTTTAAACATTGCTTTGAGAAAAAGTGAACGAAAAGCgatttttgaaagtaaaaaattaaccgGCAAAAAAAGTATTCTACGTAGAAACTTCTATCtactatattatgatattttattgataatttgtcgaaatcggccagatcgaacaactatatcACCTATCTTCCATACTACcgattattcagatttttttaactttgccttAAAAATTGCTGGTTGCTGGttcgaaaccggttttagacccatagtcgATTAGGCAAAGTCGATCAAAATGATCCGTTGAATACATCCCACATACGCGTTTAAAAGAGAAATACCCGCTCTAATGCATATGgggtataatataaaaaaataaaaataaaaaaatcggcccactccgggattagcagggatagttggcAAATTacttgaagttttttttgaacttccaaaaaatggcgagaaaaccgattattttatataattgatcgtgttaaatttttttcccgtattttttcgaaaagttcattcaaaaacaaaaatttaaaaaaaggtccccaaaagtcaatttctacaaaagttatggctatttgaaaataaaaaatccattttttgaaaaattcataacttttttgaagttggacaacaaattttgaaaaaattctcaaaaatgtttttgaaagggtagaaaggatggataagtttcagcaaaatttaaaggggtcgggttcaaaagtggtcgatttggtatggaataccccatatgtaTAAATCTCCATTTTAATTGACAATTCAAATGATTCATTTGaattacaaaaaacatttaaaacaagtaaggaagggctaagttcgggtgtcaccgaacattttatactctcgcatgataaattgataatcgagatttcattatccgtcatttacatatttttttaaacgtgatacctcagctcaaataccgtatttgtgtaaagttttattccgttatcatcattggttcctaatgtatacattatacagagaagacatcagatggaattcaaaatagcgttatattggaagaaggcgtggttgtgaaccgatttcacccatatttcgtacatatcatcagggtgctaagaaaatattatataccgaatttcattgaaatcggtcgagtagttcctgagatatggtttttggtccataagtgggcgacgccacgcccattttcaatttttattaaaagcgtgagtgcagcttccttctgccatttctttcgtaaaattttgtgtttctgacgttttttgttagtcggttaacgcacttttagtgattttcaacataacctttgtatgggagctgggcgtggttattatccgatttcttcaatttttgaactgcaTATGGAAATGTTTGAAGGAAATggctctgtagagtttggttgacatagctatagtagtttccgagatatgtacaaaaaacttagtagggggcggggccacgcccatttttccaaaaaaattacttccaaatatgcccctccctaatgcgattctttgtgccaaatttcactaatatctttatttatggcttagttatgacactttataggatttcggtttccgccattttgtgggcgtggcagttggccgattttgcccatcttcgaacttaaccttcttatggagccaagaaataagtgtaccaagtttcatcatgatatctcaatttttactcaagttacagcttgcacggacggacggacggacggacagacagacatccggatttcaactctactcgtcaccctgatcactttggtatatataaccctatatctgactcttttagttttaggacttacaaacaaccgttatgtgaacaaaactataatactctctttagcaactttgttgcgagagtataaaaatttcaaacaattcaAAGATAtctcaaattattaaaattttggataCTGTGCTTAATTGATATGATATTATTGATTGCATATATTGCTACAgatgtataatataaaaataaataaatatgtctaaaaaaatattaaaatatctacaacttatatgaaaattctgttaatttcttttcaatttttttttcatttttttttcaatttttttttttcaaaattccttTAATTTTCCACACAGCTCTAGAACCTTCAGCAGCAATACCTATTCATTCATCACTAATTTTCACATTCACATTCACTTGATTTCCACAACGCttgcgcctaaaagcatgctgTATGCACAAACGGAAGCGTTGCGctgaaaatttctattttatttggcTATTTTGGTTGCCATTTTCAAAATGACTAAATATTTAAGTGAAAGCATTGATACAGAAATATAATAGGCTAATAAAATGGTTATTGTGAgcatatttccaaaatttaatatttaaaaaacttaaagatattttcttCAAGAACTTTGGTGTTTACTAAAGAGtatatacaacaaaatattgtttaaaaatttatatagcgAAGCAAAATACTATTGTTTATTACAATCACTCAATAAAGGTAAGCGAAAGTTTTTAGGCAGTCACTtcatttcacttatttatttacGCAAAAACAATTTGTAAGGCTCAGTCAGTCCGCGTACATTACGCCCCTTCACGAACATCCGTTGCGTTAATCACCGACACTCGCTGCGGTCTCACACAACAAATTGTCGCATGTGTCAGCCACAAAGgcgaaattcattatttttccaaACGTCAATTTGAATAATCTTTCGAGTGCGCGAGATTGAATATTTTCTGACATTTTCGCACCAATTTTTTTGCGAGCGCCAATTCATTTGTTTCGCTTgtacctttttattttttattttatcttgcGCTGTACGTGttgttttgtgtgtgtgtgtttcttttttaatttttggttgtaCTTTTGTGTTGGGTTTCAAATTTTACTAACGCTTTATGACACTGAACAGCGAATTGTGTCATCCATGCAATTTGTTTgcgatttttgaatttcggtCGCGAGATGCCTATTTTTAGACACGCCAACAACTCACTGCATtaaccatataaatatatgtacctgTATGTAAAtcgtttacatatatacttgctctatatatacaagtatatcggtTGCATTGTTGCCATATGCCCGCgcacaattttttcataatatcttTCATACAACCATTACATAAGTAATGTATAATTAGCGGCGGTGGCTGCAGATATTCGCGTAATGGATTTGGTGAAATGAAAATTCTGGCAGTTGGAATCAACGTTTTGTGCGCCATTCAAAATTATACTCTTGTTGCAAAGTCTAATTGAGGTTACATTGTGGGGACTTAAGTACAAATACACACAGCAaagatttttttacttttgtatgaCGTTGAAGtccaacgaaaataataattccACTTTTGACATAGAGATTAACAAAGGacttatattgaaaataaattatgtcAGTACTCCAAagtcaatgtaaattttataattagtaaattaataaggaataaatggtttttatttatattaagtccacatattttaagaataagCCAATCAAAGGAGCAGATTACATTATATTATGTAGTGATACGAGTAGAGAGTTTTCACCGTAGCAATTTCATTCTCATTCAGaataacgaaaattattatacattgtgacaaagtACCAGGaaattgttttttgattttcagtGATTACGTCCTTCAAGCGGTCACATAACTCTATGTAATAGTCTATGTTGATGCTGCTCCCTTTTACAAGGTAGTCAATacaaattattccatgcgcagTTCCAACTCGATCCCATTCCGATGTGTGGTACTACCTCTGGCTAACTCACCGACTTTGTATTTGGCTATTTACTAAGTATCCTTCTTTAAATCATAAGTGCACGCATTTCAGTTAGTTCTGTAcgattttcgagtttttttcatCTTCTAAATCCGTCATAATCcaacatattgtatatacaatgagcaataattttaatgaaacatacaaatgtgaaGTCtcggaattttttaaatataaacaaaattttctgcaattttaatattgtatattttcacGAAGT
This genomic stretch from Bactrocera dorsalis isolate Fly_Bdor chromosome 5, ASM2337382v1, whole genome shotgun sequence harbors:
- the LOC105233722 gene encoding trichohyalin isoform X1; its protein translation is MGDELLPELGDLVFSVLIGYAGALEFLYVVRHLYHWSCGHMNTTQNDAESLQRLQQRMRNELTAAESKERQVGTEVMKDGVLYKDGFRIDAEQLERDRLKAAENTPEAREKRKKEIELELRRQKEIEDETRKQLAEAETKLAEQRKQAAEELEAQQRAEEERKLLEAERVREEQQKREEEQKEAAEEARKLLEIERLREEEERRREVEENERKEREVAEAKKAEEQRQRQQEEEEARRAAEEEELRRLEEAELAPKAAEEERIKRQEEEAAAARVAAEEGELRRQEEEETARLRAAEEALRRQEEEEETARLAVEAEKLQHLEAESAAAEQKRAEEEEDLERQAMEIEEQTIKLIEAERQRELEQLRKEMEDSEQANQKEIDEEAEAIENERKLLEAERLQEAEQRGQELEEWESKINTEEHLEDSVYKNEVYASSNPKKTDEAETLDSIMQLLDAESERNLREKEFEERAAQERLERQKIIEENARKFLEADHEMEELLETVQKQRRLSATESAPQSPVFEEPCVKKTMSPLSDNSDSGGERVTQTVKTQFGQTSNEPYSLTTKPLLFKSISDDTPSFEPQSSLSVQPSEEYDIDRDGTTTEHKIDVQFAQLERQEPEGGEENDTATSTQYTEDYLRSLDGIKQRPLVREDGSGRRRAFKKRRSSGSSNSSFDSRASREEEVKMFTSLEEEELQPKKEGDTDFTPITYANEPLLKVKMPRRRHKRSPAKDAKPSDNNVRGSLEMLDEEANTNPWGEVTPEHYKDMPFWKREKSMSIDEEAIELESPAKKTETEKDNNARNVPQTAAFEEATHTQNEEAITAIKRQQTKEEQDNAAQKPDSVEPTRSDIQSNLKITHEVSPDSPGGRKSASPRLRRSPRIEEMDQYEELWSKTNQSVAADEVLTPNTPSTPSITVDKSPDIAPWRDEYGLLMEGLSDFYDFTASVNPSRSRSTSRQASPASSQPSTPLPKNVEFVFSDDRPEALEIYDDTGSILEAEITKENVVEFIESLQNDCVKLSQTIGDQLKIVADSPNVSREGSEGDSQNEMRLLVQTLRVERQSRSHSRSPLPTPDNIERSLETRRTKRIRQNDELGEKLGLDSSSSRTTSPTESPVELSPDPLTGFEQEHSKESMNLLVQSLRVERTQTGSRSHSRSPLPTAENLRTGLEQRRKKKIQHNDELFQQLHINIPTYTEDSYNASERKAITAPVISIQCCDEEHTGSTPDTAQEESEYSLESMTSLVESLRLQRSRSKSPMRRLERERTPDPSNIRVGIMEPNQTYEDEDEHERRSRTPSRSVSVSPTRVSMDSPSQPVEEIDFHVMLNLEASQNRTLSKRSEEIESILAEKQRQVDADALRKLSNASEEIELRTVTPISPLPPADKDKLMALPVDERMRQLRCSPTTPDYDRTISQEWSDVQRIKDEMLVSGFKRSTYVGESLDLGSEFVPLREQTARFRRSRSPSPSLIATEPSQIAGERRQVQDKILAELISASEQVAVEERLGAKPKELRDTKSKEKQQYEELRRMNANFQRSRSQSRSPLGDIEAKEVAKIEEEAIKRELQDRKADLEKANINFQEFSRYLNAGFLDNERRASDSALIQKPEIIVQLQELEEDFELEPENYHHFRRFSLNQEQSIEEYPNDDYVYVSQIEVQTPSGTRTWIREDYYSEDFDKLNFFAEESNVNIGPIIGAYDEVADEQLQIAEDEETDGSEDERQTVVDVDDEIDEDICDFNERGPADESHHEQSECEEAEREMDHYAGRDADDWQRVENIDDLLEDQILLTNEEGAVGGTISALDYDSDSAAIDEIYDEAIKNRKQSGILRDYDSILNEMQKSYLNKEISADGSEGDVSGTSDTDRTNKAANKRNEHTSSLKLISNERHEREQRYLGDASVAERQSTRLRTRYGYAPQLNVKGMEDLDIEVDLSYTPKREYNWRKNFKIDEDEENSNKTQYLDEEIKTPDSMNNTNQYLDSRKFSLGGESITLFSRGAEGVCYVADEDQQYTETIEEEKECSNELNETLQLEAAESTLIKTKKKKSKKKLRKDSKGNSIEFVTKDDDDSESHIHSSMQSGGIETDSPKRIKARSRRNSRNSLTNEETNGAPFSPRSSIVDEEPTDNLLDNSTATVNNKKKLKKRKKTKETFATTESDIKEEFAVEGAERSSYFDLTVKVPTASAAVSPGTISINPLATLSPQNSICTPSSSLDYETPESKELNSAASSAEGSPKQQEVDTPAVEARISAAADALTITPAAAAAATTPEAIVTVATRSSITPTTTTKTTVDTFDILKDANFYPLF